A stretch of DNA from Malus sylvestris chromosome 9, drMalSylv7.2, whole genome shotgun sequence:
GAAAGCGCTTGGAAGCATTAATGCTCAATAACGCAAAATTGACCCATAATCACTTTCAGCaaaatttttaagaaaaattcaaatactTCCTGAAAATACATTTGATAGCACTTTTTCAAGAAATAGTTGAGCAATGTTTCTCCCAGGAAGCACTACATATGCTTCCGTAACCCGTAAGCACTCCTAAACTTTGTCTGCCATACATCACTAAATGCCCTTCTGGTTGTTTGGAAATGCTTTTGACCTCTCTAGAAGTAATCCCAAACAAGGCCTAAAATTTTCATCGTGCCCATAAGTGCTTTGTATAGAAGCATTTTCAGTGGACCGTTGATAAAGTGCTGGAAAGAGAAAGTAGGTCAAGACCTGTAGCAAGCTGTTCCTGATGAAAGCCGTGTTGAAGCAAGCATAGAAGAGGCGACTTCCATACATTTTTTGATAGAAAATGACTCGCACATCTCCAGTTACCTGCACAGGCTTATCGAAGTAATATTCAAGACAGGCCTTCTGGTAAAGTGCCGAGCTTTCTGTATCCATTTGGACTACAACATGAGGCTCATCCGATTCTGATTTCTTATCTTCCTCATCGCCTTCGACGAATGAGAGATAGTATCGTGGACTACTCGTCCTCTGACATCCTTTCTGGATTTGTTTGCAGGAACTCCTAGAAACTTCAAGTGACGGACGATAAACCTGGCCGGAAATCTGTTAACACAAGGTTCAAGAAATTCTTATTAGTTGACTTATAAGGATATGGTAATTgatcaatgttctagattatcAGAATGTACAAAAAAGGCAAACCTCTTGCAGCTCCGACACCACAAAAAAGATTTTCTCGATGTTAACCGTGTCATAAAATCGGATTCTCCTCAATTCTCTGCTACATTGCTGAGGCAAGTTCACATCAGGTGGTGCATCTTCAACTCCGTGAGGTAAAGAGAGACAGTTCGACCAGTATCCTACATAACGGCGTTGACTTGGTATTGAGACCTGTTTCGATCAGATACCAATGACAACGTGTTTGTTAGTGTAAGCTGTTTTATGCCCTTCTTAGAAGAGTTTTCAAATGACTTGATTGGAAATTGAAAGCAATACATAAGCTCAATTTTTTGTTCATACAGATTATGATATACTAACATTCTTTTGGAATCGTTTGTATTAGACGTAATATGACTTACTCCTTCATTATTGATGGTCCGCCTTTGAGCATACAACAGAAGAGCTTCCTCTGCTGGCATCCCACAGTAGACTAGGTAAGCACATACCATTAAACCCGTTCTACCTTTGCCTGCCTGCATCAAAATAGCAGCGATCAAAAAACACAAACGTTATAATGCATCCTCAACGGTGTAAATTTAGCTTAATCAATGTTTTATATTTGGATTCAGATAATTAAGCAAACAACAATGTTTGCTTAAGAAATAGCTTGCTATTTATGCCTACCTACCATGCAGTGTATAACGGCAATGTTTTTCGGATCCTGTGATAGCCATGAATCAACATTTTCACAGAAGAGCTTGATCATTTCTAGATGTGGAACATGATTGTCATCAAAAGGAAACCTCTCCACACGACCATGAAAATGAGACGGGTCATAACTTTCTTCGATGCAAAGGTTATAGATCTGAAAAAATACTACCCTATTAACAAAAAGAATGTATATATAAAAAGGAATCAAAATTAGAGGAATAATTTAAGAAGGAACTAATTGGATTAAGGAGCTGCAGTACCTTGTAATGATCTTGATGTCTCATATCAAGCACAGACTTGACCTGCCAAAGAGGATTACGATACATTGCCCGCATTCGTTCT
This window harbors:
- the LOC126582177 gene encoding phosphatidylinositol 3,4,5-trisphosphate 3-phosphatase and protein-tyrosine-phosphatase PTEN1-like yields the protein MGLKFSRQVPAGKFESLTIQHKVINCLSKSLYIRNLVSKQRRRMLVAGYDLDMTYITDRILAMSFPSERMRAMYRNPLWQVKSVLDMRHQDHYKIYNLCIEESYDPSHFHGRVERFPFDDNHVPHLEMIKLFCENVDSWLSQDPKNIAVIHCMAGKGRTGLMVCAYLVYCGMPAEEALLLYAQRRTINNEGVSIPSQRRYVGYWSNCLSLPHGVEDAPPDVNLPQQCSRELRRIRFYDTVNIEKIFFVVSELQEISGQVYRPSLEVSRSSCKQIQKGCQRTSSPRYYLSFVEGDEEDKKSESDEPHVVVQMDTESSALYQKACLEYYFDKPVQVTGDVRVIFYQKMYGSRLFYACFNTAFIRNSLLQLTVRDLDKVGKKGRSVCGPAFCLELLFGPVNARPSFTTPLDHHELL